The Montipora capricornis isolate CH-2021 chromosome 3, ASM3666992v2, whole genome shotgun sequence genome includes the window CATTGACCATGAAAGTGACAATGATCATGACATCAGTGACAGTGAGAGTTCAACCACATCGTCAGAACAAAGTTGCGATAGGTACATGGTGAACAAGTAACGTAAAAAATTGTACAGTAAATGGCATTCATCAGCAGTTACTTTAACACTGACTGGAGGAACAGTGAGCCAGATTAATCTATTTTCCACTGGCTAATTTGAGAAGAACACAACGAATTTTACCAAGCATCAAATTTTTTTGGCAACAGATTGATAATTTGTTTGTATGTCCAACCAAGTGACCATTTTGGCTGAACAAAATAGCTAGGTCAGATGTGTAGTTGTGGGAAAATTATTGCTATTATcgttgtttatttcattttttttttttttttttgggagggggggggggtgggtggggaGTTAAAAAATCTTCTCTTCCCTGCTTGGTAAAGGCGTCATTCAGGATTAGTTAGTTTTTGGAAAGTAAGTCTTGTTTTTGATTTTGGGAAATGTTTTTTTGTAATGATGGAGGCACTTGAATATTGTAAATAGCTAACatgacgttgttgttgttgtttttttcttaatgtTATCTCAAGTGATGTCGAAGATGCCTTGAAGCTACTCAATGAAGACCTGACTATGGCAGAGGATGACAGTGGTGATAGTGAATTTGAACCACTGTAAGTATAATTCTACAAGATAGATaggagaaaaacaaagaaatagttAAAGAgacaagaataattattacagATATTCAATTGCATTCATACATGTAACAATATTCTTGAATATGTATAATAAAATTGCCAAACAATATACTGTTTTCTTTATTAGAAGATTGTTTCATTGTGGATTATGTAGCTGTTGGCTTTAATACTGTGCTTGTTGCGTTCTTAGTGGAGACGACAAAGGCTCTGAGAGTGAAGTTGATGAGTTGGATGAGACAACTGTGTTGGAATTCACACAAGTGTCAGCCGTGCCTCTGGAGGGTGGAAGTTTGTCAGTCCAGCAGCTGTCAACATCACATGTTGGACAGTCAGATAAATAAACTACAGATTCTCTATCAGTGTGGACCCAGACGGCTTTTGAGCAGATAAGCCAACCATTCGTCTCAAAGCACCAGCCTGAGTATGGTCCTCATAAACGCTTTTCAAGAAAAGACGAACAATTTCATTATAAAGAAGAACTTGGCCATGTCAAAGGAACCAAAGTAATCTGCTCGTTGGATTTGCTACTGCAGCAGCTTGCAGGGCCATGCAAGTATCCAGGATGCATTCATGTGGCAACTGTTGAATACTCTCTGTGTGGCACTTGTGCAGTAATTCGTTGGAAGTGTCCATCAGGGCACAAGGGACGGTTTTGTACTTCAGGAGATGCAAATGGCATGTTGTCCAATAACCTTCAAACAGCAGCTGCAGTTCTCACGTCAGgaaacaatttttcaaaaattgaaaaatttgcaAAGCACCTAGGACTCAAATTCATTTCAGCTTCAACTTTTCAGAGAGTCCAGAAACTGTATTGTGCCCCTGTCATTGATGAATGGTGGGAAAATATGagagaggaattgtgggtgcaATTTGCCACTGAGGACCTTACTGTTTGTGGTGATGGCCAGTGTGACTCTCCTGGGTTTTCAGCCAAAAATCTCTGCTACTACGTAATGGAGATGATCACTGGTTATGTTATTGAAATTGAAGTTCTGGACAAAAGACATGTTGGGTTGAAATCAAGTGTAATGGAAAAGAAGGCCTTGAACCACTGTCTACAAAGACTTCATAGGGTCTTGAATGTTATTGAAGTTTGCACGGATGCATCATCCTCTATCAAGAAGCTTATGAGTAAGTTCAAAATTGTATGGTGAGGGTTTGGCTTCTTCATAGAtggtttttttaaacaaattgcaTATTGATACCTGTCAGGTTCAAAGTTCAAAAATGCTCATTTGCTGTTTAAGGGAAAAATTGAAATGCTTTATTGGATACCCAGGGTTACTCTTGCTTTTCGGTTGAATGATGTAAAGTACATTGATGTTGGATTAGAGAATCTACATACATTTTGAAGTATGACAGCTGTTATCTTTCATGTCAGTGAtgttttttcatcatttcaaattttcaaaaccgACCCTCAAATGAAAGTTAAAACCCGATTTTGTACAAAATTACTGCCTTTTATTGTTGCTTGTGTGTTTGCCTAGCTGATGAATTCAAGACCCTCTTCCACTCCCTTGATGTCTGGCACAAGGCCAAAAGCATACGCAAGAGTATAAAAAAGGTAGTGGAATGTGAAAAAACGAATTTGCTAAATATTCCAGGTGCTTCAGTGTATTAACCTTCCTTCAACCCCTTGAATGGGAATGATAGCCAGAAACTTTATTATAGTGAATAATAGTAGAGAATTAGTTTTTGGTTAagtcctcccccccccccccccccacaccccAATACAGGGACTGGGGGTAAAATCCAAATGTGACATGACTGATAGAAAACACCCCTTAtgggtgtttttgttttttctaggTAGCCAGTACCAAAGGTAATGATAAAGTGGGAAAGTGGTCAAACCAAATAATAAACCACTTCTGGCATTGCTGTTCAATTGCATCAAAATGTGAAGACACCAACCAGGCCCTTGAAGCAATGAAGGTAGAAAGTTATAATTAATAAAGTAACTATTTGAGAGCAGCAGGTTTCCTCATGTCTATGACTCATGCCATACAATGCCAGTCAAGGTCAGCCCATGCATGTGCACTAATATTCCCCTTTAGTGAACAAGTGTTTTGTCACCATGTGTCAATTACCTAATCACGACAGTGAAACATATTATTGGCTTATTTCATAGGACAAATGGCTAAGCCTAATGCATCATGTTTGTAATGAACATGAATGGACCACGGGAAGATGCGACCATGAAGAAATGGAGCCAGGCGAAGAACACCCACCTTGGTTTGACCGGAGGGACCATGACTTTGAAGTATTACAGAAAATGGTGCTTGAACCATCTCTACTAGATAGCTTCAAGTACTATGTGAAGTTCAGGTAAATGCTTTAGTTAGATGAGTACATGGTGATATTACAATTACGTTCAGCTGATGTTTATTTTTGGGGGTGTACTTTTAGTTTACTTTCAGCCACAGCATGAATGCATATTTTGCAAGACAAAGACATTAAAGTCCTCAATAGTATCCTCAGGCACACAGGATCTTTGCAATGCCTCAACAGCATGTCATTGGCATATGCTGCAAAGAGAAATTCTTACAAGTATGTAATTAGTTCAGTTACTTTTATTGCACAATTAGTAGATAAACTTGAATTTCTcgaatttctttagttttcttgCCAATGTATTTTTagtatgtaataataataataataataatcataataatcataattaaataataataattttgtaagtTCAAAAGCAAAGTACAACTGTAACTGTTGAATCCAGGAGGgggtttacatacatgtatgtatgtatgtatgtatgtatagaAATTATAAATTTCTCTTCTCATGTTGAAACATCTTTGAAGACGAGAAATAAGAAACCAAATCTATTTGTAACCATGTAACACCCTCCTATCTCTGTAACAGGTACAGCTTTTACAAGGCAAGAAAGCAACTCGCAGCTATAGATTGGAATTACCATCTTAACAGAACAGTTGCCGTGGGATTGAAAGGGGGAGAAGCAAGATATAGCAGGAAATATAATCAACGCACCAAAGAGTGGAACACACGGATCATAAAAGTAGACAAGGATTATGATTGCATTCCCATCCTCATGGCCAAAGTTGTTCGTCGCCGGATAGAAGATGTCTTGCATATAGATAGACACGTGTAGCGCCAACCATTGCCCACACAGCTCCTGTATCTTCTAAGGAATTGTGTGAAAGACATCAAACAAggtttcaaaaaaagaaataagttATCAATGCAAATGTCCACCCcagggaaggggagggggggggggtactctgGGTTTTAAGTGACAGGGATGATCAAAGCAatttttggggtttaaaagttTTGATTTCGGGgttgttgcttttttttggggggggggggggggggtagtaaAAGTTTTGCAAGAAGTTATTTGCAAAATTAcatatcttttgaaaaaaaggaacttaAACTATTAACGCCTCCTAGATTTTCTGTTAATTTCGCTACAAATGACCTACATTTTAGCcactacatgtattttagtGCGGAATTTTAAATAACACTAGCTAAAGTTTTCATGGATTGCCTTCACCACAGCAAGTCGTTTGCCTTGTGagagtacaataattattattgtacctTCTGTTCTCTATAAATTTAGTAATGAAAGGAAACAGGTTGTTGATGTAGAATAAAAGGCTGTAATAAGGATTCATAAATCAAATACATAATTTTAGCTGGTTTATCACACATTCTGTCGTCATTCAGTTTTGGGTAATACCAGTAATATCATGTACAGTAAGAGTGTTCAACGCTCCTTGAAACCCATGTAAATGCCTGTAGAAGATGGATAATGTGCACGGATTTCCCACACAACACAAGATGCCGCAACTTTCCTCCTTCCCTTGCCCAAATAACCATGCTTATCAAGGATGTAATGGCGATAAGCTGCCTTTCTAAAACTTCTAGTGCTGTTGTTTTGCCTATCATTCCTGATATCAGCACTACTTTTATAGACAGTTCTATATAATTTGAATCTTGGTTTTTTcgcatcacaattttttttcatacagCACACTTTCTCCACCTCCAAGGGCATGTTGCGGCAATTCCCACATACACACCACTCGGGGCGTGGTCCTTGTCTCTGCATAGGGATGGGTTGGGGTGGTGGAGTTATTGCATCCCTAGCTTCAGCTGCAGGACTGTGCACCTCAGCAATGTCATCCTCATCATTAGCATTATCCAGGTCATCTTCCATAATAAGCAAGGAGTCTATGTAGTCCAGACTTCCAATTCCCCGTCTCAGGCTTCTGATACATAGTTTCTTTATGGTTGCTGAGTCAAGTGTGTTGATGAAATCCTGCAAATTATATAGAATAACATTTATTTGGAATAACAATCTTAGAATCTGAGATCAAGAGCAGATCCATAGCATCTCCAGTCCGTCCTTCTTGTTCATTTATGTGACAAATATAGATTAGTAGGGTATTGGTATCTAGAACTATAGCATAATAGAAGATTGACAAAAACCTGAAGGCCCACAGCCATAAGGGATAGTGACCAGTTCAGGAGCATTTTACAACACAGTCAACATTTTCTGCCGGTCTCCCGAATTTCGACAGGAAGATGAAGACATAATAAAAACACATACAGAATATAAGTTCCTTATATACCCTGattgtgacaatttttttttttgtcatatatCGTACCCCTTTCGAGGTCCTGAGATTTGTATAAACACGGTTGTAATTCAAAGTATACTGAAAGCGTTGAAAATTCTGGGGCAATGATTGAAATGTTACCTTGACCTGTTGGTTTTCAGCAACACGCTCATTCTCTTCGCTTGGGCGTTGAGTGGCTTCGTTGTTCCTGACAGGGTTCGCAGCATTAGCCTGTtcaacaacaaattattatgtCTATGAGAAGGCTTCTAATTTCAAATAATAATGAACATACGCTAGCaagttgttttaatttcttCGTAATTTTCGATGACAACAAAGCTAAAATCGTGGGTAATAATAATGTTGAGTTTGATTTGCGTAATGTTTATACCCACATTTCGAAATACCTTTAAAATGCCTTGACCATTTTCTTCTGACTCGAGTATCACTAACACAATTGGAAATCGACCTAAAGACTTACATATAAAGATGAAAGAATTCTCTTTTTTGTTAGTTAAACTATCTCACCTTATTTTGGCTGGGTTTAGAAGGCCTCCCGCACCGACAAGCGTCAATACATAAACGGTTCGCTCCTCGACAAGGGCAACCTCTTGTTGAACCCTCCTTTCTTCGGGTCGAGCAAGCACTCTTGCAATTACATGGGTTTGGTTCCTAAATTTTGAAAGTAGAGAAACTTTAAAACGCAATTAAGCCAAAGCAAAGCAAATCAAAATCACAGAGTGTTTCTCACCTCGAGCTCCACTGATTCTTCGATCCTTTCCACTTCGCACGTGTCACTTGTCACAGACGTTTCGCCTTCCCTGGACATGCTCATCGGTAAATTATCCGTGatattaaagaaaattaatgctCTGCTATAAATTACACTCCACAATAACAAGGAAGATGTACATTTACTTCGAATCACGATGTTTGAGGATTTGCCGACCGGATGCGCCCGTGTTGTCGTGATATGCAAATTAGCAGAGAAATGGTATCTAATGCACATGCGCACCAGCTGACTGTGTCCCTTTAAATCTGTCAGTTTTTGGTGCTCATGCACTACTTCTATGAGTAAAAATGAGGAAAACAGTACAATTTTACAACTACTGAAGGCTGTATCATCACAACATTTTGATGGTTTAAACAGCATTTTCATGGTTTCAACACCATGAAAATGCACTAGAATATTATTCATGGCATCATAAACCTAGTGGCCACTAAAACATGAAAATGGCCTAAAAATGCCATTAAAATTATCATGGCCATAATTTTTGGTACACTTCACGATAATTTCATGGGCCATGAAAACCAAACCCCATGAAATTCATGTTAAAAGGACACCATTAAAAGTCCATGAAAACAACAGCCCTCCATCCCGGAAAAATCATGGGTTTTTCATAGCAACAAAAAGCCCGAAAAGTATGGCATGAAAAAACCATgaatttctccaaaataatGATTTTATCATGGCCATGAAACGTACCAAAAACCATGGGCTTTAAAATTCCCATTATTAAGATTATGAATTTCCCATTAATAAGTAATTAAATTGCTCTGATTATACCCTAAAAATGCCATGAGAAATTCATGGCATTTTCATGTGATTTCATTTTCATAGTGACAGTCAGTTTGATCTAATTAAGGTGTGGTTAATGATGTAAACCGAAATAATATGTACAGATATATTCATATCTGTATAAATACAACTTCATATATAACTATGTAATACTTAACTATTAAGAAAAGGAAAGTTACGATAACATGTTTTGCCATTTCttgtacagtactgtgcaaaaagaatgcaaacgaatttcgcTACTTTTCAACGAAATAAAACGAGATTTCGGGCGAAAAGAATTTTCGTGCGAACTTCCTCGAATTTTCGAAATGCCTACTGTTTCAGTAAAAGCGAAAATTCGTGTAACTTTCGCAACGGCCGCGCGAATTTTTAAGCGAAATTTCGTTGCGATATAACGAAATTTCGAGTGCTTGTCGAAAATTCGCAGTGAGCATTTGCCTTTTACATTTAAGTTAACATTCGAAAAATTTCCAGAGAACAATAACTGAATTTCGTCAAAATtcatttgcattctttttgctcAGTACTGTAATGAATAGattctttttattcttttttgcaATTAAGAATTCTCGTTTTCGAGTTTCACTTGTGTTGGCCTTCAGTAACGGTAAAGACGGCTTGATATTTTTACAGCAGCATATATTTCCCAAGAATGATTAAATGATTTAGTAAACAATTCCCTGGGTTGTTATCGAAAATACCAAAGAGAATTGTTACTTCATCAAGCTTGTCAATTTTCATATTGTAAGTAATTAACCAAGAAATGAGAGAAAGCCAAAAGATTCTAGTGTAGGCACAACTGACAAGAAGATGCTCAAGAGTTTCCTCGTGATCTCCACAAAAAGTGCACATGGGAGAAGGAACtaaattcattttatataaGGTTTTATTAGTGTAGAGAATACGATTTatgattttgtattgaaaagctCTCGTTCTGATGTCAACAGTGACTTGACCCGGtaattgataaatatttttccagtctGTGATACCAGAAATATTATATAAGGAGTTAAACTTAGATTCGGCGGTCGGAGGAATCTGGATTCGTTTGACCAAAGTGGAAAAGATTAATTTTGAAGTCATTCTAGTTATATCTTGAACAACATCGTCTAAGACAGTTTCGTCAGTTTGGTTGTTAGTATTCTCTCCATCTTTAAATGGCAGTTTCCAGTTGGGCGGAATGGCGAAAAAAATCCCTTGTAGGAGGAGATAATCAGACAAGgagagatttttctctctaAACGCATCCCAACGTTTTAACTTAAAGCCATTTGAGAGAATATCTCCTATTTTCAGAAAACCTGCTTCTTTAATTTGCAGTATTGTGCAAAGGTAACGCAAGCaaaatgcgcgaatttcgttctttgttcGCGTGACTTTTCGACGAAAATTCGCACAAAAGttcaagtgaaatttcacgGCGTATCGAGCAATAATTCGCTTAAACAAAGGGCGATTTTTCTTCGCAGTTTCGTTAAGCTGAAGAAAATTCGTGAGCAAAAACGATAATTCGCAAGGCAGTTGAGGAAATTTCGCAACACCTTGAACGGCAGTTCAGGAGCGTTCAAGCAATTTTCTTTCAGCAGCTGATACGAACAAACTGTCATGCAACTCACAAGCGATAAATTTGTAAATAGAAGCCGGTTTGCAGTCATCGATCGCCGATTACGGGGCTAACATTTTATCTACATGTATCACAAATACGTTACTAAAATCTTACCTAAAATTTGCGAAAGGCTTTCAACCAGCTTCGCTTGTTCAAGTTCAGCTCAGGCCCAGTTTCAAATGCAGAGAATTAGAATACACTGAACTGCATTACGAAGACAATGAGCTCAGTTCGctccacaaacaaaacaaaaacatctccAGTTCTGTGTACTTAGGTCGCATACGTAGTCGCAAACAATTCATGAGGGTTTTTCAATCTGAACACTTTCCATCCCAGTGTATTTATCCGAACTGTGGTGTTTTGGGGTTTTGGATCAAGTCAACAATGTAGTGCTCCTTCTGAAACAACCAGGCGAGTTTCATAGCTAAAATTTCGTCGAGCTGTGACGCTATTTCAGCAGATTAATGGCTTCTTTCATGCACAATAAGTGGAAAAGGttatttatacatgtatatttcacTCAGCGAACTTTGTTTCGAAATCGCTCTTGGCCTATTGATTAATAGATCGAATTTTCCGGAGGAGCGAATTATCCTTCGAAAAATCGCAGCGACTTTTCAAGAGGAGCGAATTATTGCTCGAAAATTCATGGTGATTTATCACGCAAAGCGCATTATCGTTTGAAAAATCGCGTGGATCAAAACAATAGGTGTCACAAGAATGCGGAGAAATTTCGTCGAAATATCGTATCGAGCGAATTTCTTCGAAAAGCCCCGAAAAGCCAGGAATTTCGTCGAAATTCATTTgcgttacttttgcacaatactgtatcTTCTAACTGTATATTGATTGTttgtcaatcaaaaggttctggTTGTTCCAGATGATCTCATTTAAAACGTCCTGTTTTGTAGCTGCTGTATCCTGATTGTCATTGAAGTCAGACCAAGCTTCAAGACATTCTTTATAAAAAATTGGTAACTTACAGGGTAGGCGCAATGGATTGAAATTGCATTGAAACAGAAAGCTGGTTTCTACGTTTTTAAGATGGTAAGACAAGAAAACTTTCCACGGGCTGTTATTATCATCTAGATACCTTTTAAGACACACaattctttgagttttaattaaAATTTGGGGTAGGCATTTAAAGGCCACCATCTTCATATTCACTAATTAAGGCCAATCTCTTAATTTTGTCTTTGCCTCTCCACACAAAATTAAATATTACAGAATTTATGCTCTTAGTTATATCCTTATCAAAAGAGATAAGGGAGGCTCGATACATAAATTTTGGCATAGCGAATGTTTTAACCAGTTGAATTTTACCGATTAGTGTCAAGTTTCTCCATTGCCAGCAACTTAAAGACTTTCTCGAAGTTTAGCTCTTTACTTTTTAACTGATCATAAGTGAAAAAGATACCTTTTTCAAAAGAGCTATTTAAGGAGTCGACTAAAAGATGTCCTAAGGTTGGCCAGAATGCTTGATAAAATTCCGCTGTCAAGCCATCATTACCTGGGGATTTTCCGTTTTTAAACGTTTGTAGAGCTTTAAAACACTCCGCCTTTGTAAGGACCCCTTCGCAAATTTGTTGGGCATCTTCCTTTAAAGTTGGCAAACGACAATGGTCAAGAAATGTATCGCTTGCATTGTCATGATTGGACGGGTCACGATTAGAGTACAATTCAGTATAGAAGTCATGCAgttctaataaaattaatgtaggGCTAGACATTAATTTACCGCCTTTGTCAAAGAGTTTGCGGACGCATGAGTTGCTCATCCTTCTGCTTTCtaaatttaagaaatatttgttatttttctcacCGTGTTCATACCAATTGGCTCTAGAGCGAATAACATTGCCTTGGATGATATAATCGTACAATGAGTTGTACTCAGATTTGATTGTTTCCAGCTGTATAGCATTATTTTCTGTTGGACAAGTGTCAAAAATCTCttggcattcttttaatttattcttgATTTCCCAAAGACAGCTTCTCCTTTCTCTTGCTTTATTTTGCTAAATTTCATTGTTActtgtcttttttaaatttaattaaatccTACAGGAGACCCTTATCCGACACATCGCTAAACTCAACTAGCCACGAGGGAACGTTGTCTTTTATAAGGTTAATGTATTCGGGATCTTCTAACAGACTAGAATTAAATTTCCAATATGATGGGCCAGTTGGTTGCTTTTCAACACTGCTAATCTGGAGCACAATAGCGGCGTGATCTGTTTTGATGGCAGAAATAATACCTGTGTTGTCAACATCGTCTTGAAAATCATCCCTTATAAGCCAATAGTCTAGCCGACGTTGGATCAAAGGCTTATTTTGTTTCCACGTGTAGCGCTATTTATCCAGGTTCCTGAGTCTCCATATATCTACCAGGTTGAAGTCTAACATTAGCTCACAGATTTTGGTTACCACATCTCTTTTTTCTGATTTACTTCCATAACTGTCTAATTGAAGACTTACATGTAATGGCACATTAAAATCGCCTCCCATTATAATTTTGTAGTCCTGGTTACAATAACTATCGAGTAAAGTGGTCTTAAGATATTCATAGAAGTCAATGGCCTCATTGGTTTTGTCAGGAGCATAAAAATTGATTAACAAAACAGGAGAATCTTGAACTAACGCTTCAACAATGACAAATCTGCTGTGACTGTCTTTCCTGGCTGACTTAAACTCAAATTGGAGGGTCTCACGTATTAACAAAAGAATGCCTTTGCTATGATTAGATCCATGCGAAAAGTACATATCACCCGGCCACTGAAATTTCCAACTATGAAAAACATCTGGCATGCTAAAcgtttcttgcaaaaaaataatatccACTTTCTGGTTCCTGTGAAGATCGATTTACGTTTGTGGAGATCACGGATTCCTCTAACATTTAGGGATAAAACGTTAAAACAAACGTTATCCATACGAATAGGTGGATTATGTTACATTTAGACGTAATAGTAACAATACAATAGATGTAATAGTAAGTAGGGTATAATAATAATCGAATACGGTTTAAGTGATTTAAATTTGTATCTAACAGACTGTGATAAACTACAtacacaaaaaacaaaaacgaagaTTGAGGGCGAAAAAAGATTTAACAAATTCCACATACCTCTTGCTCCAGAAGAACTGTTTAcaagcacaaaaacaaccgCCTTATGCATCATCCCACCCGAAGCCCTTTCACCGGAGTGTGAGCAAATCAAGCAGACAACGCCCATGAGGTGTAAAAATCAATATGCATAATGGATCAGGAATTTCCTACTACTTCGTAAATTAGCATTTTCTCGAAAAAATGAATAGTCATGAAAGCAACTTTAACCCAGATAAACTTACCGCATTTTACATTTTGACATATTTCCCATTAATGTAAAGTTTGTCAGGCTCCGATCTACTGAAATGGGCACGTTTACCCTCCTTCCTGGCATTCTTTAACTTCTCCATTTGGAGCTTTCGCATCTCGTGAATTTCTTTTGGGAGGTCTTCATACATCTTGTATCTTGTGTCTTTGAGTTTCCATCCGCATTTAAGCACCCCTTCTCGATCTGAAAACCTTAGGAAGCGTGCAATGATGATCCTTTCTCTTCCATTTTCCTTTCTCGGCTTCCCCATTCGTTGATGTACTCCGTGCATCATTGATTCCCAGAACTCTCTCTAAGAAATCAGTTAGCATCGCTTTTGTATTTTCGGTGGGCCCTTCGCCCCATTGAAATTTCAGATTTTCACGTCGACTGTAGGCCTCCAAGTATAGCAATTTTCTGCATGTATAGCTGACGTCATTACTATTCTTATGAGTCTTAGCTGTCAATTCTTGTACTTGCTCGTCAACGAATACAGTATTTTTTTCTATCGAAGTAAAGTTATCGTCTAAGGCTATCTGTTTCGTTCTCACAGAGACCACTTCTATCTCCAATGATGTTACCTTGCTTTGAAGTCCTTTAACTGCTAAGTTCAGCTCTTCCATTTTAGCTTCCATGTTGGAAAGCTTCGATAGCACTAGGTCTATTTTGGGTCCGAGTACTTCCATGGCTCCATCTTCGCCGACTTCGTCACCCAATATCTTTGCCGGAGAATTTGACTCTTTCAGCCTTTTATCTTCTGGTGACGACTCAGAATCACTGCGATAGCTGCTTTTCCTTTTTGGagtaataaataatttttcCATGGACGTTAAAACACGGTAGAAAATTGTCCGGTGTACGGAGCTTCGCAACACACGTCTACATTCTGTGAGGCTCTCCCCTATCTCCTCAAAAGATGCCGCGACATTAGACATTATTTTTAGAAAAGCGACCCGTTAAACATAAAATAGGTTATCTGTTTGGTGATTCTGGAGGACGCGAGCCttctcgaattttttagagctttttagTCTGTATGCCGAAATTGAAGccttaaaggccgggacacactaggcgataagttgCTGCGACACGTTGCCGGGACAACTCGctgcaacaaatcgccttgtgtgacacggttaatttcataaaaaaacattgttgctgcggcagaattttgtcccTGCAATCGGTCGCatgaattcaaactggtttgaattcgtgcgactgatcgcggcgacaaaattagcaaAACAGTGTTGTTGCAGCTTGTGTACACTTctggcaacaagtcgctgcgacaaaatataaatgaaccaatgacagagcgtcatatggtcagccatattgaattagaaaactagttcacattccccctcatacgagatcactgggtgtgcaccgaacaggcgtcgtgtcacagcgacttgttttgcaagtagtacacatgaaGCAACTTGTCGCCTactgtgtcccggccttaagtCTCATGCCACATACATCAGATTTATTGAATAAAGATTAGTAGAAAAATATCATGCTGTCATGATTGTCTCCTTCGACCTAACAGGGAGAACTGCTACCTACAGGTCCTGCCTAACACTGTGAACTAAATTCGTTCTTAGATCACTCACTTCGCTGACAGTAAACTTTTTGTTGGTTTACGTATAACAATGACAAGAAAAGTAACTCTTTGcccacacatttttttttacaacttggCCGACTAAGCAAAGTTTTTCTGAAATCACTTTCGCAACATGATCCTACGGTTGAACCTGTACCAATCACGTCATCCAGCCCGTGCTTGAGCTCCCCTCCCTCTCCCAGACATGCATTTTTTGACATGGCAaatgtttacaaaatattttCCCAGCTCCCTATTTTAAACGCGGAATCTCGCTAAAACGCTTCAAGTTTCTTCAGTTATTAAGGCCCGGCTTAAGCGTCGAATTGCCCAATTAAGTG containing:
- the LOC138040497 gene encoding uncharacterized protein, giving the protein MEHERRGGKREGAGQKKSPALNENNEADQSETLESQPPFHIFGKSGFLKLEKDSCGWILWQRFGLRFMAARLNAMEGTRTPAKRARHSEDQEGPLTSTPLGKGRDIRDISFISTGSREESHSFIDVTGVASKSPLAVNESCKIVDDTVIIDHESDNDHDISDSESSTTSSEQSCDSDVEDALKLLNEDLTMAEDDSGDSEFEPLGDDKGSESEVDELDETTVLEFTQVSAVPLEGGMWTQTAFEQISQPFVSKHQPEYGPHKRFSRKDEQFHYKEELGHVKGTKVICSLDLLLQQLAGPCKYPGCIHVATVEYSLCGTCAVIRWKCPSGHKGRFCTSGDANGMLSNNLQTAAAVLTSGNNFSKIEKFAKHLGLKFISASTFQRVQKLYCAPVIDEWWENMREELWVQFATEDLTVCGDGQCDSPGFSAKNLCYYVMEMITGYVIEIEVLDKRHVGLKSSVMEKKALNHCLQRLHRVLNVIEVCTDASSSIKKLMTDEFKTLFHSLDVWHKAKSIRKSIKKVVECEKTNLLNIPGASVY
- the LOC138040498 gene encoding P2X purinoceptor 7-like, producing the protein MWANAANPVRNNEATQRPSEENERVAENQQVKDFINTLDSATIKKLCIRSLRRGIGSLDYIDSLLIMEDDLDNANDEDDIAEVHSPAAEARDAITPPPQPIPMQRQGPRPEWCVCGNCRNMPLEVEKVCCMKKNCDAKKPRFKLYRTVYKSSADIRNDRQNNSTRSFRKAAYRHYILDKHGYLGKGRRKVAASCVVWEIRAHYPSSTGIYMGFKER